The Thermococcus peptonophilus genomic sequence CTCAAGGGCCCACGGGACGCAGGCGGTAAGGTTGGGCACCTCCATAAGGCGAACCTTACCCACGCAGTCCTGAATCCTGTAGAACAGCTCTTCCACCCAGAACTCGCCCCAGGCCTTCTGCATGTACATGGCCAAAAGGGTGTAGTTCTCGTCCAGTTGAGCGAGGGCGTAGTCTTCCCAGGCATCCGCAAAGCCCTCGTAGATCATCCCAACCGAGTCCCAGAAGTGGATGTCGTAGCGCGCCAGATAGGGCATGTCTTCCTCTATGGCATCCTGGAGGTACTCATATTCCGTGAGGTTGATGGAGTAAAGGGCTGGAAGAGTGACATCGTGGCCGAGCTCGTGGTAGATGAACCCGAGGTATATCAGCTCATCGAGGTACGTGGAGTTGATTATGTCTCTGTTAAGGGGCAAACCAAACATCGTATCGCGTGCGGTTTTGTAGCTCCATACTGTCCTCTGCGACGTCCTTCTAACGAGTGGCATCATCCCGCCAGCGCCCCAGTAGAGCGTTCCGTTCAGTTCTGGATTGAAGCTGTGACCGTGAACCGCGACGAGGTACGGATGGAGAAAGATGTATTTCACGTTGGATATTCCTGTGGTTTTGGCCATGAACTCATCAGGAGGGAGTAGAGAGAGCGCACCTATGTAAATCCTCAAATCTTCCCGATAGTAATTCTGATGCGTACGGTAGAACTCCATGAAGTTGCTTTCCTCTGCAAACTTCCTCACGGCCGGCAAAAAGACATCCTCAAACCAGGGATAACCCAGCTCGGTGAGGGGCTTCAGCTCCGGGGGTTCCGAGCATAGGAGAAGGTAGTACTCGAGAACCATAAGGCGGTAATCCCTCTCTGGAATCGTATTCGCACCTGAAAAGTAATCCCTCACGAGTGCAACGGCATCCGAGTCCCTGTATTTCCCGAAATAAACCTCAACGTCCTTAATATAGCCGCCTCTGTCTATCACGAAGGTGTCGTTGCCGAAGGCGAGGTAGTAGAGAACTCCGAGAAGCTCCGCGTTTGGGCTTATCTCGACGGTAACGTTTGAACCTGTGTCATAAGCCGATGTGGACAGAGCAGTCGCAAGGAGTCCCATGATTATCAAACCAGCAAGTCTCCTCAAGACAACCACCAGTAGTAGCTGGGAACAATGTTTTAAAGGCTTTCTGAAAAGTGAATTAGGGTGACCAAAAAATGAAGAGGGAAATCATGATCCTACTGCTCATAGGCTCACTCTTCTTCCCCTCAGCAACGGCCAGCGGAGAGAAGCCACTGGTAGTGGCCACGATAGGGCCGCTCGGGTCGATAGTCAGGGAGGCGTTTCCTGAAGTTGATGTGGTGGTTCTAATACCTCCAGGAGTTGACCCCCACGACTACCAGATGACAGCAGAGCAGGTCGAACTCGTCCAGAGGGCCAGTGTAATAGTGACCACCGGAGGCCATCTCCCGGTGGAGAGGAGGATGGTAGAACTCAAGGAGAACGGCGAGATTGCCGGAAAGATACTCCTCGTGGAGGACTACAAAAAATACGGCTTCAGATACCTCAAAGAGCACTGGTACAACGAGAAGGACAACCCACACGGCGTCTGGCTCGACCCCTACAATGCCATTGCGATAGCAGAGGCAACAGAGGAAGCACTGATTCAAAGCGACCCTGCGAGAGAAAACGAGTACAGGCTCCAGTTTGAGGCATTTAAAGCAAGAGTCCTGGGGGTAGTTAAGGCGTACAGAGCTCTCATCAACTCAGACGCCACCGCAGTCATTCAGATGCCGCCCGACCAGTACGCCCTTGAGTGGCTTGGAATTAAGGCCGCTGAGGCCCTGAAACCTGAGGAAGAAGTCCCGGCCAAGGGCGTTGACACGCTCGTTGAGAAAGCCAAGGGGGCGGACATTCTCGTGTACGGCCTCGACAGTCCGGATCAAATGAAGAAGGCAATGACGGAGCTGGCCGAGAAGAGCGGGAAGCAGCTGGCTGGGATAACAGTCTTCTGGAGCTCAGGCAACTACACAGACTGGCTGGTGAAGAACACTGCATCAATCATTGAGGCTCTCAAAGGAGAAGGCCTCAAAGAAACGCCACAAGAACCCAAAAAAGAAACTGGAACAAACACCGAGAGGTACATCCTGCTTTCGCTGCTCAC encodes the following:
- a CDS encoding metal ABC transporter solute-binding protein, Zn/Mn family, coding for MKREIMILLLIGSLFFPSATASGEKPLVVATIGPLGSIVREAFPEVDVVVLIPPGVDPHDYQMTAEQVELVQRASVIVTTGGHLPVERRMVELKENGEIAGKILLVEDYKKYGFRYLKEHWYNEKDNPHGVWLDPYNAIAIAEATEEALIQSDPARENEYRLQFEAFKARVLGVVKAYRALINSDATAVIQMPPDQYALEWLGIKAAEALKPEEEVPAKGVDTLVEKAKGADILVYGLDSPDQMKKAMTELAEKSGKQLAGITVFWSSGNYTDWLVKNTASIIEALKGEGLKETPQEPKKETGTNTERYILLSLLTGIVLGTALGVIMKK